In Thiospirochaeta perfilievii, a single window of DNA contains:
- a CDS encoding translocation/assembly module TamB domain-containing protein — protein MSIKNSLLNHIIQIFSLLFVIFFTLFVFKPGLNKIQDEISSQKDSLIESLEHNSGLEIKYDSMSPLIFDSIVLNNVKINNIKGDNFVNVSKFTVKLNLFTILRSVLLKSRNSDFISSIDLRDGNVGLNFGDEWIYSLFKGGDISDPIITTKLFLKNIDGLLTWGDFNLDLSNIKGSISARDKRYYLNLKTNCTFNSDLNTPFKYIYSDISISGFLENSIVNLDSKLKLRNTSSDIGVIEDLDLGINIDSLVIYIKDLKGSQNSFIYDYPKSEMFFKVDVDKFNINDVFKPYDKELIPPQIMNSNFSGSVKGAYDLINETFIYSGKGELNTPDIVDGKPLRAQVNLIGDLSYVTFKTLNLYTHLGYLGFNGGLNLTNMFPNGRVYLRGINLGQGVLFDSNIKLDVVNNNFINAQFDYILTEGIKISNISSVIYIDDTDISFQALKEDSKQKLYISGNYNKMDKSITSSLSIEDLNLDLFKNIDILKGFDKFLNNKLSLTGDFNIRDNNISYNVKDIILEDYDNSPILSGEVRGNNSNFSLDSLDIRLDDIGFVGRIDGKKIDDTLFLKVDSLINDNKYKVDVSINPNNIKATGSYGLNFEYWFEDSKFINLSLDNFPIKYRNYDLETSLTGKLALLEDDSFLISVPTFSGEFKSDILPFNPIVNLSLDGSNKNLNISNFSITDNISTLRGGFNIDFTESGYISILGNLKGENSEEYNLNSLITPDLKDLFIDLNIKNFLLDRLGIQGLKGRSDLNVNLEKKDNKFSGDGSINAKEFFYNSSISSLGVEFKLSEELITLLNLTGKFNNNNLSIPLITYNFFTGDILGKANFSNTSSNLNLSSDIAIDLSIKPVKDIFSFDSNIIEDINGSITLLDFVVNDSTLFSNKNLRIFNNISALQIYSIDRNLKFIHSHKTGLTNLKISNPYFADLSMSGYVNDGDIDLSFKDIVLDGGFINNFLPNIVDLQSLYLYGQFNLHGPVNDPVINGLLWADTKFNLSYIPDEIRETRINLRFVDNVISLLPSSVELEGGGGISLSGEVVLRELVPESMLFELKIDKNRSIPILYPYGNIVTEVGLYTPKISYFWDNSGSIITGDAYIQNSEFYTKIINVTEDDSKSVKESSSGIELDLNVEIGANNKLYWPNKNFPILDATLKPGDKMSVKYNSVSGEFNVLGRISIINGEVDYSGKPFVLKEGEVILNLSKDQINPYLKIIGSKTVLDDNERQVEVLLTFEGGFFSDFKPTFSSNDPTKTEEDISSLVGLAFVGDSLSLLGADVVDEILTSYITTSVEEGIKDLIGVDDVKIKSGFISSLLTTTFPNIFNITNNSFDEGSESVYNLSQMLNNTSLTIGNFITDDLFVKGSISSIYENEELNLGVNLGLTLYTPYFQLGLSMEPKMSDNYIFEPELGLSIEWIYNPQ, from the coding sequence TTGTCTATAAAAAATAGTCTTTTAAATCATATAATACAGATTTTTTCCCTACTATTTGTAATATTTTTTACCCTGTTTGTTTTTAAACCAGGTTTAAATAAAATACAGGATGAGATCTCCTCCCAAAAGGATAGTTTGATAGAGAGTTTAGAACATAATAGCGGGTTAGAGATAAAGTATGATAGTATGTCCCCCCTAATATTTGACTCCATTGTCCTTAATAACGTTAAAATAAATAACATAAAAGGGGATAACTTTGTAAATGTCTCAAAATTTACAGTTAAGCTTAATCTATTTACTATTTTACGAAGTGTTCTTTTAAAAAGTAGAAATAGTGACTTTATCTCCTCTATTGATTTAAGGGATGGAAATGTAGGGTTAAATTTTGGGGATGAGTGGATATATTCTCTTTTTAAAGGTGGTGACATTAGTGATCCAATAATAACAACCAAACTATTTTTAAAAAATATTGATGGATTATTAACATGGGGAGATTTTAATTTAGATCTCTCAAATATTAAGGGCTCAATATCTGCTAGAGATAAAAGATACTATCTCAATTTAAAAACAAACTGTACCTTTAATTCAGATTTAAATACTCCTTTTAAGTATATATATAGTGATATCTCTATTTCAGGTTTTTTAGAGAATAGTATAGTTAATCTAGACTCAAAATTAAAACTTAGAAACACATCTTCTGATATAGGTGTAATTGAAGATTTAGACCTTGGAATTAATATTGATAGTTTAGTCATCTATATTAAGGATTTAAAGGGATCACAAAATAGTTTTATCTACGACTATCCAAAGTCTGAGATGTTTTTTAAAGTTGATGTTGATAAATTTAATATAAATGATGTATTTAAACCCTATGATAAAGAGTTAATTCCTCCCCAAATAATGAATAGTAACTTCTCCGGTAGTGTAAAGGGTGCATACGATCTTATAAATGAAACTTTTATCTATAGTGGTAAGGGTGAATTAAATACACCAGATATTGTAGATGGTAAACCTCTTAGGGCCCAGGTTAATCTTATTGGAGACCTAAGCTATGTTACATTTAAAACCCTTAATCTCTACACCCATTTAGGTTACCTAGGGTTTAATGGTGGTTTAAATTTAACAAATATGTTCCCTAATGGTAGGGTATATCTTAGGGGTATTAATTTAGGTCAAGGGGTATTATTTGACTCAAATATAAAGTTAGATGTTGTTAATAATAACTTTATAAATGCCCAGTTTGACTATATCCTTACAGAAGGTATTAAAATAAGTAATATCTCTTCTGTTATATATATTGACGATACTGATATTAGTTTTCAGGCACTCAAGGAAGATTCTAAGCAGAAACTATACATATCTGGAAACTATAATAAAATGGACAAGAGTATTACATCATCATTAAGCATAGAGGATCTAAACCTAGATCTTTTTAAAAATATTGATATTCTTAAAGGATTTGATAAGTTTTTAAATAACAAATTATCCTTAACCGGTGATTTTAATATTAGGGATAATAATATTAGTTATAATGTAAAAGATATTATATTAGAAGACTATGATAACTCACCAATTCTATCTGGAGAAGTAAGGGGGAATAATAGTAACTTTAGTCTAGATAGTTTAGATATTCGATTAGATGATATCGGTTTTGTTGGAAGAATAGATGGTAAAAAAATAGATGATACTCTCTTTTTAAAAGTTGACTCCCTAATTAATGATAATAAGTATAAAGTAGATGTAAGTATAAATCCTAATAATATAAAAGCAACAGGTTCCTATGGGCTTAATTTTGAGTACTGGTTTGAGGATTCGAAATTTATAAACTTAAGCCTTGATAATTTCCCTATTAAGTATAGGAACTATGATCTTGAAACATCTTTAACTGGTAAATTAGCTCTTTTAGAGGATGATAGTTTTTTAATATCGGTACCAACTTTCTCTGGAGAGTTTAAAAGTGATATTTTACCCTTTAATCCAATTGTTAATCTCTCCTTAGATGGTTCAAATAAAAACTTAAATATATCTAACTTCTCTATAACGGATAATATTTCCACGTTAAGAGGTGGATTTAATATAGATTTTACAGAGAGTGGTTACATCTCCATTTTAGGTAACTTAAAAGGGGAAAATAGTGAGGAATACAACCTTAACTCCCTAATAACCCCTGATCTTAAGGATCTCTTTATCGATTTAAATATTAAAAACTTTTTATTAGACAGATTAGGAATTCAAGGTTTAAAGGGTAGAAGTGATCTTAATGTTAATTTGGAGAAAAAAGATAATAAATTTAGTGGTGATGGATCAATTAATGCAAAAGAGTTTTTTTATAACTCAAGTATATCTAGCTTAGGTGTAGAGTTTAAACTTAGCGAGGAGTTAATTACATTATTAAATTTAACAGGTAAATTTAATAATAATAATTTAAGTATCCCTCTAATTACGTATAACTTCTTTACAGGGGATATTTTAGGAAAGGCTAATTTTAGTAATACGAGTAGTAATTTAAACCTGTCATCGGATATAGCTATTGACCTCTCTATAAAGCCTGTTAAGGATATATTCTCCTTTGATAGTAATATAATTGAGGATATTAATGGGAGTATAACACTACTTGATTTTGTAGTTAATGATAGCACTCTCTTTAGTAATAAAAACCTTCGTATTTTTAACAATATCTCCGCACTTCAAATCTACTCCATAGATCGAAACCTAAAGTTTATCCACTCCCATAAAACAGGTTTAACAAACCTAAAAATTAGTAATCCGTATTTTGCAGATCTTAGCATGTCCGGTTACGTAAATGATGGAGATATAGACCTTTCATTTAAGGATATTGTTCTTGATGGGGGATTTATTAATAACTTTCTTCCTAATATTGTAGATTTACAGTCCCTATATCTATATGGACAGTTTAACCTCCATGGCCCAGTAAATGACCCGGTAATAAATGGTCTATTATGGGCTGATACTAAGTTTAATCTCTCCTATATTCCTGATGAAATTAGGGAGACAAGGATAAATCTACGTTTCGTAGATAACGTTATATCTCTGTTGCCAAGTAGTGTAGAGCTTGAAGGTGGGGGTGGTATTTCTCTCTCCGGTGAGGTTGTTTTAAGGGAGTTAGTACCAGAATCCATGCTTTTTGAGCTGAAGATAGATAAAAATAGAAGCATTCCTATACTCTATCCCTACGGAAATATTGTAACAGAAGTTGGGCTATATACTCCAAAAATATCCTATTTCTGGGATAATTCAGGCTCTATAATAACTGGCGATGCCTATATACAAAATAGTGAGTTTTATACAAAGATAATTAATGTAACAGAAGATGATTCTAAGAGTGTTAAAGAGAGTAGTTCAGGTATTGAGTTAGACTTAAATGTTGAAATTGGAGCAAATAATAAATTGTATTGGCCAAATAAAAACTTCCCTATATTAGATGCAACATTAAAGCCTGGGGATAAAATGAGTGTAAAATATAACTCAGTTTCAGGGGAGTTTAATGTATTAGGTCGAATTTCAATTATTAATGGGGAAGTTGACTACTCTGGTAAACCCTTTGTTTTAAAAGAGGGAGAGGTTATTTTGAACTTATCAAAAGATCAGATTAACCCCTACTTAAAAATAATTGGTTCTAAAACTGTATTAGATGATAATGAGAGACAGGTTGAGGTCCTTCTAACCTTTGAAGGTGGTTTCTTCTCAGATTTTAAACCAACATTTTCATCAAATGATCCAACTAAAACAGAAGAGGATATAAGCAGTTTAGTAGGACTTGCATTTGTAGGAGATAGTCTATCTCTATTAGGAGCTGATGTAGTTGATGAAATTTTAACATCATATATAACTACTTCAGTGGAAGAGGGAATAAAAGACCTAATTGGGGTAGATGATGTTAAAATAAAGTCAGGTTTTATATCCTCACTATTAACAACAACCTTCCCAAACATCTTCAACATTACAAATAATTCATTTGATGAAGGTAGTGAATCCGTATATAATCTATCACAAATGTTAAATAATACTAGTTTAACAATTGGAAATTTTATTACAGATGATTTATTTGTAAAGGGTTCTATAAGTTCTATATATGAAAATGAGGAGTTAAACTTAGGAGTAAATTTAGGTTTAACACTATATACTCCCTATTTTCAATTAGGTTTAAGTATGGAGCCCAAAATGTCTGATAACTACATATTTGAACCAGAATTAGGTTTATCTATAGAGTGGATTTATAATCCCCAATAG
- a CDS encoding ExbD/TolR family protein, with protein MKLNSTLSDESVLLITPLIDIMFLILIFFVLNSSFTENRAIEVDIPKTITGSALGDIESHIVLTIENRIFINEVETTKSEFSVALLQSIGSNSNPIIIIEGDKGISYDFLMSIMDRVKVLGFDNISLIVNKL; from the coding sequence TTGAAACTTAACTCAACCCTAAGTGATGAGAGTGTTTTATTAATTACACCCCTAATAGATATTATGTTCTTAATTCTTATCTTTTTTGTTCTTAATAGTAGTTTTACAGAGAACAGAGCTATTGAGGTTGATATTCCTAAAACAATTACAGGTTCAGCCCTAGGGGATATAGAGTCCCATATAGTGTTGACCATAGAGAATAGAATATTTATAAATGAAGTTGAAACAACAAAGTCTGAATTTTCCGTAGCACTTTTACAAAGTATAGGTTCAAATAGTAACCCTATAATTATAATAGAGGGTGACAAGGGGATCTCCTATGACTTTTTAATGAGCATAATGGATAGAGTTAAAGTCCTAGGTTTTGATAATATTTCACTAATTGTAAATAAGTTATGA
- a CDS encoding sugar ABC transporter permease, producing MIFKGLGADLRKHIKDYGMFIALFVIIVLFTFLTDGIFISPRNISNLLNQTGYIAIIAIGMTLVIVIRHIDLSVGFLSGFLGAVAAIAMAFWNIPVFIVIPSILILGLLAGLLTAYPVAKLGIPAFVASLAGWLIYRGALLLVTLKTGTIIIPNKAFNAIGNGFIPDLFASDVFLPEMHKTTLLLGLLAMVFIVYSSIKARNSKIKYNFEVVNTDVFILKQAFIVLILGIVTWILAGYNGLSWTLVIVLVVVAIYNFITKKTVIGRHIYAVGGNPEAAELSGINVEKITFLVFGSMGMLSGLSGMLFASRLQSATTTAGTLLELDAIAAAYIGGVSAAGGVGSVVGSLIGAIVYTSLTSGMNLMGIDISSQYIVRGAVLAGAVIFDVATRNIKK from the coding sequence ATGATATTTAAAGGTCTTGGAGCAGATTTAAGAAAGCATATAAAAGATTATGGTATGTTTATAGCACTTTTCGTAATAATTGTATTATTTACGTTTTTAACAGATGGTATTTTTATATCTCCTAGGAATATTAGTAATCTACTAAATCAGACAGGTTATATAGCAATTATAGCAATAGGTATGACATTGGTTATTGTTATTAGGCATATAGATTTATCAGTTGGGTTTTTATCTGGATTCTTAGGTGCAGTTGCTGCTATAGCAATGGCATTTTGGAATATTCCTGTATTTATAGTAATACCTAGCATTCTTATTTTGGGTCTACTTGCAGGTCTACTTACAGCCTATCCTGTGGCTAAGCTAGGAATACCAGCCTTTGTCGCTTCCCTAGCTGGTTGGTTAATTTATAGAGGTGCTCTTCTATTAGTAACACTAAAAACAGGTACTATTATAATTCCTAATAAAGCTTTTAATGCTATTGGTAATGGTTTTATTCCAGATCTATTTGCATCGGATGTTTTTCTCCCTGAAATGCATAAAACTACACTTCTCTTAGGACTATTAGCCATGGTTTTTATAGTTTATAGCTCAATTAAGGCAAGAAATAGTAAAATTAAGTATAACTTTGAAGTAGTAAATACAGATGTATTTATATTAAAACAAGCTTTTATTGTTCTTATATTAGGTATTGTTACATGGATTTTAGCTGGATATAATGGTCTTTCATGGACACTTGTTATAGTTTTAGTTGTTGTAGCAATCTACAATTTTATAACTAAAAAAACTGTTATCGGTAGGCATATCTACGCTGTAGGTGGAAATCCAGAAGCTGCAGAACTAAGTGGTATAAATGTTGAAAAAATTACATTTTTAGTTTTTGGTTCTATGGGTATGTTATCTGGTTTATCAGGGATGTTATTTGCTTCTAGACTGCAATCTGCAACTACAACAGCAGGTACCCTATTAGAGCTTGATGCAATTGCTGCAGCCTATATTGGTGGTGTATCAGCTGCTGGTGGAGTAGGTAGTGTTGTTGGTTCTTTAATTGGTGCTATTGTTTACACATCTTTAACTAGTGGTATGAATCTAATGGGAATTGATATCTCATCCCAATATATTGTTCGTGGTGCTGTTTTAGCTGGTGCAGTTATATTTGATGTTGCTACTAGAAATATTAAAAAATAA
- the bamA gene encoding outer membrane protein assembly factor BamA, giving the protein MSKIGLIVSLFFISTGMFLFSQEDNNWVQGKTIVDVEFEGLNNIDKNELNGVVSKYIGQEFSDELFLELQTLMYELDYFEIIVPSAKPGDENNNSVVIVFQVQESPSISKITFTGNSLGKTELFGSIMIKAKDIYSDFKVKRAQDSIIKLYNGKGYPNVSVEVEKESIPEDNSLLITFNINEGDQTLIKEINFHGNNIFTTDSKLRSLIDTKKKSLFKDGVYKEDVIQSDILKIEGLYHNNGYIKARVVDVKTTLKDDESKENVKNMTIDFFIEEGDVYTYGGITYKGNEIYTDAQFDKFEFLKYGEVYNKSLHERRFVNIQSLYYDNGYIENSFHDEVEIDEENKIISHVITIVERGVAHIGTISVTGNTKTKDIVILREIQIESGDVFSRQKVWEAMSNIMSTAIFTNTIPQLNKNESGNMDLVFEVEEARTLNLMGGITVSGADFEPALSFSLKDTNFMGMGRTFGGSLNLGVDTQSFSLEYSEPRILNSEFFGGGSLSFSHSKSDILQLGGTDDGLDGEGNDGKEYPLLSGVDSYADYDKWISDGSSISSSEPDLTTYDISLALSGGHLWYTDLGRLRASAGFTSSMDTLFYDENITPFNSIYRDRTVGEWVFSDRVWTRFILDARDTPIGTTTGYGFSQNISIGGILPFKRESDYIKSISNVDFYFKLLDTPVNEAWNLVLSLNLHAAYTRIFNKPGMALPEGDKTAMIDGMFVGRGWQQERDGTALLDLKMELNVPIVPGMFGASLFVEGANLWNGDENESDFNIDDFKFSIGGSLGITNQIMPISFYMAKTFYTDSGSIVWSPESDYNKVFGGFATWGISFNMNYLLQ; this is encoded by the coding sequence ATGAGTAAAATAGGTTTAATAGTATCTCTGTTTTTTATTTCAACAGGAATGTTTTTATTTTCACAGGAAGATAACAATTGGGTCCAGGGCAAAACTATAGTAGATGTTGAGTTCGAGGGCTTAAACAATATTGATAAAAATGAACTAAACGGTGTGGTTAGTAAATATATAGGACAAGAGTTTTCAGATGAACTCTTTTTAGAACTACAAACTCTAATGTATGAGTTAGACTATTTTGAAATTATTGTTCCTAGTGCAAAACCAGGGGATGAAAATAATAATAGTGTGGTTATCGTGTTTCAAGTTCAAGAGTCCCCATCTATCTCAAAAATTACTTTTACAGGAAACTCCCTTGGGAAAACAGAGCTGTTTGGTTCTATAATGATAAAAGCCAAGGATATATACTCAGATTTTAAAGTTAAAAGAGCCCAAGACTCTATTATAAAACTCTATAATGGAAAGGGTTATCCTAATGTAAGTGTTGAGGTAGAAAAGGAGAGTATCCCTGAAGATAACTCATTATTAATAACCTTTAATATAAATGAAGGTGATCAAACTCTTATTAAAGAGATAAACTTTCATGGTAATAATATTTTTACAACGGATAGTAAACTTAGATCTTTAATAGATACAAAGAAAAAGTCTCTGTTTAAAGATGGTGTATATAAAGAGGATGTTATTCAAAGTGATATTCTTAAAATTGAAGGGCTTTATCATAATAACGGTTATATAAAGGCAAGGGTTGTAGATGTAAAAACAACTCTAAAGGATGATGAGAGCAAAGAAAATGTAAAAAATATGACCATTGATTTTTTTATTGAAGAGGGTGATGTCTATACATATGGTGGTATAACGTATAAGGGTAATGAGATATACACAGATGCACAGTTTGATAAGTTTGAATTTTTAAAGTATGGAGAAGTTTATAATAAGAGTCTTCATGAGAGAAGGTTTGTTAATATACAGAGTCTCTATTATGACAACGGTTATATTGAGAATAGTTTTCATGATGAAGTAGAGATAGATGAAGAGAATAAAATAATCTCCCATGTTATTACTATTGTAGAAAGGGGTGTTGCACACATTGGTACCATCTCTGTTACAGGTAATACAAAAACAAAGGATATTGTTATTCTAAGAGAGATTCAAATTGAGTCTGGAGATGTTTTTAGTAGGCAAAAAGTTTGGGAAGCCATGAGTAATATTATGAGTACAGCAATTTTTACAAATACTATTCCCCAGCTTAATAAAAATGAGAGTGGAAATATGGATCTGGTTTTTGAAGTTGAAGAAGCTAGAACCTTAAACCTTATGGGTGGGATTACTGTCTCTGGAGCCGACTTTGAACCAGCACTATCCTTTAGTTTAAAAGATACTAATTTTATGGGTATGGGAAGAACATTTGGTGGATCTTTAAATCTAGGTGTTGATACTCAATCCTTCTCCCTAGAGTATAGTGAACCAAGAATTCTAAACTCAGAGTTCTTTGGGGGTGGTTCTCTATCATTCTCCCACTCAAAAAGTGATATTCTACAACTAGGTGGAACTGATGATGGGTTAGACGGTGAAGGTAATGATGGTAAAGAGTATCCACTTCTAAGTGGAGTTGACTCCTATGCTGATTATGATAAATGGATTTCAGATGGTTCTTCTATTAGTTCTAGTGAACCTGACTTAACAACTTATGATATCTCCCTTGCCCTCTCAGGTGGACATCTTTGGTACACAGATCTAGGTCGTTTAAGAGCTTCTGCAGGTTTTACATCTTCCATGGATACTCTATTTTATGATGAGAATATAACCCCTTTTAATTCTATTTATAGGGATAGGACAGTAGGAGAGTGGGTATTCTCAGATAGAGTATGGACAAGGTTTATTTTAGATGCAAGGGATACACCTATTGGTACTACAACAGGTTACGGGTTCTCTCAAAATATATCAATTGGTGGTATTCTTCCTTTTAAGCGGGAATCAGACTATATTAAAAGTATATCAAACGTTGACTTCTATTTTAAACTATTAGATACACCAGTAAATGAAGCGTGGAACTTAGTTCTATCTTTAAACCTCCATGCAGCTTATACAAGAATTTTTAATAAACCTGGAATGGCCCTACCAGAAGGAGACAAAACTGCGATGATAGATGGAATGTTTGTTGGTCGTGGTTGGCAGCAAGAGCGAGATGGTACTGCACTATTGGATTTAAAAATGGAGCTTAATGTTCCTATTGTTCCTGGGATGTTTGGTGCATCACTTTTTGTTGAAGGTGCGAACCTATGGAATGGAGATGAAAATGAGTCAGATTTTAATATTGATGATTTTAAATTTTCCATTGGTGGTAGTTTAGGTATAACAAACCAGATAATGCCAATTTCATTCTACATGGCAAAGACTTTCTATACAGATAGTGGTAGTATTGTTTGGAGTCCTGAGAGTGATTATAATAAAGTATTTGGTGGGTTTGCAACCTGGGGTATTTCGTTTAATATGAACTACTTATTACAATAG
- the tmk gene encoding dTMP kinase — translation MKTEVLKNFIVLEGLDGAGTTTQLNSLTAKLIEDNLTVFKTFEPTDQNIGRLIRSVLQKKISLEAKTISKLFVADRYEHIYGKDGIIEHLDNGEYVICDRYLFSSLAYQSPDCDFDFVYNINKDYPLPEYLFFISTPVEVCQERLDKRGDEKELFDAKEFQKQVVSFYNKALEIYKDSGINIQIIDGNKSPNDITNEILNIIR, via the coding sequence ATGAAAACAGAAGTTCTTAAAAATTTTATAGTTCTAGAGGGTTTAGATGGAGCAGGGACAACAACTCAGCTTAACAGTCTAACAGCAAAGCTTATAGAGGATAATTTAACAGTTTTTAAGACATTTGAACCAACTGATCAAAACATTGGTCGACTAATACGAAGTGTTCTACAAAAAAAAATCTCTTTAGAGGCTAAAACTATTAGTAAACTCTTTGTAGCTGATAGGTATGAACATATATATGGTAAAGATGGTATAATAGAGCATCTAGATAATGGTGAGTATGTAATTTGTGACAGATACCTATTTAGCTCCCTAGCATACCAATCTCCAGATTGTGATTTTGACTTTGTATATAATATAAATAAGGATTACCCCCTACCTGAATATCTATTTTTTATATCAACTCCTGTGGAAGTTTGCCAAGAAAGATTAGATAAGAGGGGGGATGAGAAGGAACTATTTGATGCTAAAGAGTTTCAAAAACAAGTAGTATCTTTTTACAATAAAGCCTTAGAAATATATAAAGATTCTGGTATTAATATACAAATTATTGATGGAAACAAATCACCTAACGATATTACTAATGAGATCCTAAATATAATACGATAA
- a CDS encoding MotA/TolQ/ExbB proton channel family protein, giving the protein MKELLLKNIIALIPIITLSVISLSLIIYKAIYFYSIRIKSQKKINKSLNELLKGDYIKALKTIEDDKSPTADILRYECKLLGEGNREVFSHKVEAFGQRKIFEMEKFVPYLSSIANVATLLGLLGTVIGMIFTFYDMMISESSDPYTLAGGISQALITTAAGLITAVPAILFYSIYISIIKRHISSMESSSSEILAAKES; this is encoded by the coding sequence GTGAAAGAATTACTTTTAAAAAACATCATTGCATTAATACCTATTATAACTCTTTCTGTTATATCATTATCCCTAATTATATATAAGGCTATTTACTTCTACTCAATACGAATTAAAAGTCAAAAAAAGATAAATAAATCACTAAATGAGCTACTAAAAGGGGATTATATAAAAGCTTTAAAAACCATAGAAGATGATAAATCCCCCACTGCTGATATTCTTAGGTATGAGTGCAAACTACTTGGTGAAGGCAATAGAGAAGTTTTCTCCCATAAAGTTGAAGCCTTTGGTCAGCGTAAAATATTTGAAATGGAGAAGTTTGTCCCCTACCTATCATCTATTGCAAATGTTGCTACACTACTAGGTCTTCTTGGAACAGTTATAGGGATGATTTTTACATTTTACGATATGATGATATCAGAGAGTTCAGACCCCTATACTCTGGCAGGCGGTATCTCCCAAGCCCTAATAACAACAGCTGCAGGTTTAATAACAGCAGTTCCTGCAATTCTATTTTACTCAATCTACATATCCATAATAAAAAGGCATATAAGCTCTATGGAGAGTTCTTCATCTGAAATATTAGCAGCTAAGGAGTCATAG